In the Desulforhopalus sp. genome, one interval contains:
- a CDS encoding aminotransferase class I/II-fold pyridoxal phosphate-dependent enzyme, with translation MEDTFKVRYAERMNQLPPYLFGMINKMKMEKRWKGDDVIDLGMGNPMDPTPSPVTDKLCEVAIDPKVHRYPVAGGMKNLKREIALYYKRNYNVDLNGEDDVICTIGSKEGISHLCLALLGPGDTVLTPAPAFPIHVYAAVIAGANVLRIQLGPEVAMLAQIVQMCKSLYPGPKLLMLNYPHNPTGVLVSKEFFAEVVKLAKEYNFMVINDFAYGKITYDGVVAPSFLEVPGALDVGVEFSSFSKSYNMAGWRLGYCVGNKAMIGGLAKIKGYYDYGIFSAIQVAGIVAMRDCDDNIIEQVAVYQKRRDVLCDGLVKMGWEVEIPKAGMFLWVKIPEPYIRMGSIKFSIEMMERANVALAPGAGFGVEGEGYLRLALVENENRITQALKQMRRALKEIDSEVAAGTFQLAP, from the coding sequence ATGGAAGATACTTTTAAGGTTCGCTACGCCGAGCGTATGAATCAGTTGCCGCCGTACCTCTTCGGCATGATCAATAAAATGAAGATGGAGAAGCGCTGGAAGGGCGATGATGTCATCGATCTGGGCATGGGCAATCCCATGGACCCAACCCCCAGTCCGGTGACCGACAAGCTCTGCGAGGTGGCCATTGATCCAAAGGTGCATCGCTACCCGGTGGCCGGGGGCATGAAGAATCTCAAACGGGAGATCGCCCTCTACTATAAGCGCAACTACAATGTCGATCTAAACGGCGAAGACGACGTCATTTGTACCATCGGCTCGAAGGAGGGAATATCGCATCTCTGTCTCGCCCTGCTTGGCCCGGGTGATACCGTTTTAACCCCGGCCCCGGCCTTTCCGATCCACGTCTATGCCGCGGTCATCGCCGGTGCCAATGTCCTGCGTATCCAGCTCGGCCCCGAGGTGGCGATGCTGGCGCAGATTGTCCAGATGTGCAAATCGCTGTATCCCGGGCCGAAACTGCTGATGCTCAACTATCCCCATAATCCGACGGGGGTCTTGGTTTCCAAGGAGTTCTTCGCCGAGGTGGTGAAACTGGCCAAGGAGTACAACTTCATGGTCATCAATGATTTCGCCTACGGCAAGATCACCTATGACGGCGTGGTCGCCCCGAGCTTTCTTGAGGTGCCGGGGGCCCTGGATGTCGGCGTCGAATTCAGCTCCTTTTCCAAATCCTACAACATGGCCGGCTGGCGGCTCGGCTACTGCGTCGGCAACAAGGCGATGATCGGCGGGCTGGCGAAGATCAAGGGCTATTACGACTACGGCATCTTTTCAGCCATCCAGGTCGCGGGAATCGTTGCCATGCGCGATTGCGACGACAACATCATCGAACAGGTGGCGGTGTACCAGAAGCGCCGCGACGTGCTCTGCGACGGGCTGGTGAAGATGGGCTGGGAGGTGGAAATTCCGAAGGCCGGGATGTTCCTGTGGGTGAAAATCCCCGAGCCGTATATCCGCATGGGATCGATCAAGTTCTCGATCGAGATGATGGAACGGGCCAATGTCGCCCTGGCCCCTGGCGCTGGTTTCGGCGTTGAAGGTGAGGGCTACCTGCGTCTTGCTCTGGTGGAAAATGAGAACCGCATCACCCAGGCCTTAAAGCAGATGCGCCGCGCCCTGAAAGAGATCGACTCCGAGGTTGCCGCCGGTACCTTCCAGCTGGCCCCCTAA
- a CDS encoding class I SAM-dependent rRNA methyltransferase — translation MELPNLRLKRHEERRLLGGHLWIYSNEVDTRETPLQNYRPGQQVRVESHGGKALGIAYVNPQSLICARLVSRDDRSLGRPLLLHRLQQALQLREQLFDRPFYRLVYGESDLLPGLVVDRFGVHLAVQFNTAGMAAMQGEVVDALREVVAPQSITLRNDSSMRTLEGLPREVTVAWGKAPEIVDLVENGVPLLAPLHDGQKTGWFYDQRPNRAWLRNLVPGKRILDVFSYVGGFAVQAAAFGAREVVAVDASRPALEMAEKNAELNGVGKIFSGIEGDAFAVLKGLRAEGERFDVIVVDPPAFIKRKKDHKEGLLAYQRINESAMQLLEGDGILLSASCSMHLGREELIDILRGAGRRQNRHVQILMEGMQGPDHPVHPAIPETRYLKAFLARISEG, via the coding sequence ATGGAATTGCCAAACCTGCGCCTCAAGCGCCATGAGGAACGACGTCTTTTGGGCGGTCATCTGTGGATTTACAGCAACGAGGTCGATACCCGTGAGACGCCGTTGCAAAACTACCGGCCCGGTCAGCAGGTACGGGTCGAGAGCCACGGCGGCAAAGCCCTCGGCATTGCCTATGTCAACCCCCAATCGCTGATCTGCGCCCGGCTGGTCAGCCGCGACGACCGCTCTCTTGGCCGTCCCCTGCTACTGCACCGCTTGCAACAGGCCCTGCAGCTGCGCGAGCAGCTCTTCGACCGGCCTTTTTATCGCCTGGTTTACGGCGAAAGCGACCTGTTGCCGGGCCTGGTTGTTGACCGCTTCGGCGTCCACCTGGCGGTGCAATTCAATACTGCCGGGATGGCAGCGATGCAGGGCGAGGTCGTCGATGCCCTGCGGGAGGTCGTCGCTCCCCAATCAATTACCCTCCGCAACGACAGCAGCATGAGAACCCTCGAAGGGCTGCCCCGGGAGGTAACCGTCGCCTGGGGAAAGGCCCCCGAGATCGTCGACCTTGTTGAAAACGGCGTGCCCCTCCTCGCCCCGCTGCACGACGGCCAGAAAACCGGCTGGTTTTACGATCAGCGGCCGAACCGGGCCTGGCTGAGAAACCTTGTCCCCGGCAAAAGGATACTTGATGTCTTTAGCTATGTCGGCGGTTTTGCCGTGCAGGCCGCGGCTTTTGGCGCAAGGGAGGTGGTGGCGGTTGATGCCTCCCGCCCGGCTCTGGAGATGGCCGAGAAAAACGCTGAACTGAATGGGGTCGGCAAGATCTTTAGCGGCATTGAAGGGGATGCCTTCGCCGTCTTGAAGGGGCTGAGGGCGGAGGGTGAGCGGTTCGACGTCATTGTTGTCGATCCACCGGCCTTCATCAAGCGGAAAAAAGATCACAAAGAGGGGTTGCTGGCCTACCAGCGTATCAACGAATCGGCGATGCAGCTGCTCGAAGGGGACGGCATCCTCCTTTCGGCATCATGCTCTATGCATCTTGGCCGGGAGGAGCTGATCGACATCCTGCGCGGTGCTGGTCGGCGGCAAAACCGCCATGTGCAGATCCTCATGGAGGGGATGCAGGGCCCCGACCATCCGGTGCATCCGGCCATCCCCGAGACCCGCTACCTCAAGGCCTTCCTGGCGCGGATCTCGGAGGGATAA
- a CDS encoding rubrerythrin family protein: MATTTENLKEAFAGESQANQKYKAYAKKAEKDGFANIAKLFRTTAEAERIHAEGHLKALEMIHSTAENLQAAIDGETFEFTKMYPPMVELAQAESHKAKTMFKFAVDAEEVHAKIYQKALDAVKKGVDMDVSDFYLCPVCGYIEVGSAPEKCPVCGALKKIFVQVD; encoded by the coding sequence ATGGCGACAACGACTGAAAACCTGAAAGAAGCCTTTGCTGGCGAAAGCCAGGCCAACCAAAAATACAAAGCCTATGCCAAGAAGGCGGAAAAGGATGGTTTTGCCAATATTGCCAAACTCTTCCGGACCACCGCCGAGGCCGAGCGAATTCATGCGGAAGGCCATCTTAAGGCCCTGGAGATGATCCACTCAACCGCCGAAAACCTGCAGGCGGCCATCGATGGAGAGACCTTCGAGTTCACCAAGATGTATCCGCCGATGGTCGAGCTGGCCCAGGCCGAGAGCCATAAAGCCAAGACCATGTTCAAATTTGCCGTCGATGCCGAAGAGGTCCACGCAAAGATCTACCAGAAGGCCCTTGATGCGGTGAAAAAGGGCGTGGATATGGACGTCAGCGATTTTTATCTTTGCCCGGTATGCGGCTATATAGAGGTTGGCAGCGCCCCGGAGAAATGCCCGGTTTGTGGTGCCCTGAAGAAGATTTTTGTGCAGGTTGATTGA
- a CDS encoding fatty acid--CoA ligase produces the protein MSNTLISRTASAYDYPLIIKNLFLAPAVENPQQEIIYRDQYRFTYRDFRSRVHRLANALTSLGVKPGDTVAIMDWDSHRYLECFYAVPMLGAVLHTVNVRLSPEQIIYTIDHAEDDFLLVNSEFLPIIEQIKGRIDTVKGIVLLSNEATRPQTNVPFMGEYEDLLTAAPDHFPFADFDENTRATTFYTTGTTGMPKGVYFSHRQLVLHTLGTITALATSAHQGRFHQQDVYMPITPMFHVHAWGFPYIATTVGVKQVYPGKYAPATLLQLIAKEGVTFSHCVPTIMHMLMACPDFIKTDLTKWKVIIGGAALPKKMCQAALARGIDIFSGYGMSETCPVLSLAHIGNQELTDAMEVDIRCKTGRPLPLVQLRVVDQEMADVAKDGTAVGEIVVRAPWLTQGYWKDSRNSENLWRNGYLHTGDVAQINPDNYINITDRMKDVIKIGGEWLSSLELEDIINLHPAVSEVAVIGMADDKWGERPLALIVLKADAKKPDLKEFVNHVKAFIDKGLLNKLGLLLQVQFVETIDKTSVGKINKKLLREKHLR, from the coding sequence ATGTCCAACACGCTTATCAGCAGAACCGCATCCGCTTACGATTATCCGCTCATTATCAAAAACCTTTTTCTCGCCCCGGCGGTGGAAAATCCACAGCAGGAGATCATCTATCGTGACCAGTATCGTTTTACCTACCGCGATTTTCGCTCCCGGGTGCATCGTCTGGCCAATGCCCTGACCTCGCTCGGTGTCAAACCAGGCGACACGGTGGCGATCATGGATTGGGACAGCCACCGCTACCTCGAATGTTTTTATGCCGTCCCCATGCTCGGGGCGGTACTGCATACCGTCAATGTCCGTCTGTCACCGGAACAGATCATCTACACCATCGACCATGCCGAGGACGACTTCCTCCTCGTCAACAGTGAATTCCTGCCGATCATTGAACAAATCAAAGGCCGAATCGACACGGTCAAGGGCATTGTACTGCTCTCAAACGAAGCCACCCGGCCGCAGACCAATGTGCCCTTTATGGGCGAATATGAGGACCTCCTCACCGCAGCCCCCGACCACTTCCCCTTTGCCGACTTCGATGAAAACACCCGGGCGACCACCTTTTACACTACCGGCACCACCGGAATGCCCAAGGGTGTGTATTTCAGCCATCGCCAGCTTGTCCTCCACACCCTCGGCACTATAACCGCCCTGGCTACCTCCGCCCACCAGGGCCGCTTTCACCAGCAGGACGTCTATATGCCGATCACCCCGATGTTCCACGTCCACGCCTGGGGATTTCCCTACATCGCCACCACCGTCGGGGTCAAACAGGTCTACCCAGGGAAATACGCGCCGGCGACCCTCCTGCAACTCATCGCCAAGGAAGGGGTAACCTTTTCCCACTGCGTGCCGACCATCATGCATATGCTCATGGCCTGCCCGGATTTTATCAAGACCGATCTAACAAAATGGAAGGTAATCATCGGTGGCGCCGCCCTGCCCAAGAAGATGTGTCAGGCGGCGCTGGCCAGGGGTATAGATATCTTCTCCGGTTACGGCATGTCCGAAACCTGCCCGGTATTGAGCCTGGCCCACATCGGCAATCAGGAGCTGACCGACGCCATGGAGGTAGATATCCGCTGCAAGACCGGACGGCCGCTGCCCTTGGTGCAGCTGCGCGTCGTTGATCAGGAAATGGCCGACGTTGCCAAAGACGGCACCGCCGTCGGCGAGATAGTGGTTCGCGCCCCATGGCTGACCCAAGGCTACTGGAAGGACAGTCGCAACTCGGAAAATCTCTGGCGCAACGGCTACCTGCATACCGGCGATGTTGCCCAGATCAATCCGGACAACTATATTAATATCACCGACCGGATGAAGGATGTGATCAAGATAGGTGGTGAGTGGCTGTCGTCACTGGAACTGGAGGACATCATCAATCTCCACCCGGCGGTATCAGAGGTGGCGGTCATCGGCATGGCCGACGATAAATGGGGCGAACGGCCGCTGGCCCTGATTGTCCTCAAGGCCGATGCCAAGAAGCCCGATCTCAAGGAATTTGTCAACCATGTCAAGGCCTTTATCGACAAGGGACTGTTGAACAAACTCGGCCTGCTCCTGCAGGTCCAATTCGTTGAGACCATAGATAAAACCAGCGTCGGCAAGATCAATAAAAAACTATTGCGGGAAAAGCATCTCAGGTAG
- a CDS encoding 4Fe-4S dicluster domain-containing protein: protein MTLMITAQTQSLQAIEKLNELSGESVKLCMQCATCTGMCPMAQEMDFSPRKVMHMAQFGLVERLAGINSFWKCASCHACSVKCPRGIDIAKVMEALRQQVLRKSHNYIEPSQLPPALIAEMPQIALVAGFRKFTC, encoded by the coding sequence ATGACCTTAATGATTACTGCCCAGACTCAATCATTGCAGGCGATTGAGAAACTCAATGAACTGAGTGGCGAAAGTGTGAAGCTGTGCATGCAATGCGCCACCTGTACCGGTATGTGTCCCATGGCCCAGGAGATGGATTTCAGTCCTCGCAAGGTGATGCACATGGCCCAATTCGGTCTGGTGGAGAGATTGGCGGGTATCAATAGCTTCTGGAAGTGTGCGTCGTGCCACGCCTGTTCGGTGAAATGTCCGAGGGGGATCGATATCGCCAAAGTCATGGAGGCCCTGCGGCAGCAGGTATTGCGCAAGAGCCATAATTATATTGAGCCGTCTCAGCTTCCGCCGGCACTCATTGCCGAGATGCCGCAGATAGCCCTGGTTGCCGGATTTAGAAAATTCACCTGTTAA
- a CDS encoding CoB--CoM heterodisulfide reductase iron-sulfur subunit B family protein, translated as MKISYYPGCTLKTKAKNLDRAAIASLEALGVEVKEIDRWNCCGAVHSLTADDLIHQVGPVRNLVRAKEQGADKLVTLCSMCYNTLARANQIMKNDAVKRDTINRFMDEEIDYAGEVEVVHYLTFLQEAIGWDALRARVKVPLTDLRVAPYYGCTLHRPAEVGIEPFGNFNLMTGMLEALGATVLPFAAADKCCGSYQVLGTAAGTNSAAAAILNLAAGAGIEALATSCPLCEYNLGKQQPQMLAGGRIGKNIPTYYFSQLLAVALGLDEKLCHFELNDQVSIELLQSKKCLAAA; from the coding sequence ATGAAGATCAGTTACTACCCAGGCTGTACCTTGAAGACCAAAGCCAAGAACCTGGACAGGGCGGCGATTGCCTCTCTGGAGGCTCTGGGTGTCGAGGTGAAAGAAATCGACCGATGGAATTGTTGCGGGGCGGTACACTCCCTGACCGCCGATGATTTGATCCATCAGGTTGGGCCGGTGCGCAATCTGGTGCGCGCCAAGGAACAGGGGGCAGACAAATTGGTGACCCTGTGTTCGATGTGCTACAACACCCTGGCGCGGGCCAACCAGATCATGAAAAACGATGCGGTGAAAAGAGACACCATCAATCGTTTCATGGATGAGGAAATCGATTATGCCGGTGAGGTTGAGGTCGTCCATTATCTGACCTTTCTGCAGGAGGCCATCGGCTGGGATGCTCTGCGGGCAAGGGTCAAGGTGCCCCTCACCGACCTGCGGGTTGCTCCCTACTACGGGTGCACCCTACACCGGCCGGCAGAGGTCGGTATCGAACCTTTCGGCAATTTTAATTTGATGACCGGGATGCTTGAGGCCCTTGGCGCGACGGTGCTGCCCTTTGCCGCCGCTGATAAATGCTGCGGATCCTACCAGGTGCTTGGGACGGCGGCCGGGACCAACAGCGCCGCCGCGGCAATTCTCAATCTCGCAGCCGGGGCCGGCATCGAGGCCTTGGCCACCAGCTGCCCGCTTTGTGAGTATAATCTTGGCAAGCAACAACCGCAGATGCTGGCAGGGGGGCGGATCGGCAAAAACATTCCGACCTACTACTTCAGCCAGCTGCTGGCGGTGGCCCTGGGGCTTGATGAAAAACTCTGCCACTTCGAGCTGAACGACCAGGTCAGTATCGAACTGTTGCAGAGCAAAAAATGTCTGGCCGCAGCGTGA
- a CDS encoding 4Fe-4S dicluster domain-containing protein, whose translation MCEADQKTTKKTPRVATGDRAILPEGAKAIPVYIMGKRYEVPETLTIMKAMEFAGFKFLRGAGCRGGICGACPTVYRMAGDYKLHFGLACQTVVAADMYLAQIPFYPANRASYNINEIGGLPEAIHALYPELFRCVACNQCTKACPMDVDVLGYISALKQGNIEKAARLSFDCIQCGLCASRCMGEIPQYQIAQLARRVYGKYILPQAEHLKARVEAIESGKYETMLSELAAASKEELQKQYVEREREPDFAERGSWQPKETRYL comes from the coding sequence ATGTGTGAAGCAGACCAGAAAACAACGAAAAAGACTCCCAGAGTAGCAACCGGGGACAGGGCCATTCTGCCGGAAGGTGCCAAGGCCATACCAGTCTATATCATGGGCAAAAGGTACGAGGTGCCGGAAACCCTCACCATCATGAAGGCCATGGAGTTTGCCGGCTTTAAATTCCTGCGCGGTGCCGGCTGTCGCGGCGGCATCTGCGGCGCCTGTCCGACGGTATACCGGATGGCCGGTGACTATAAGCTGCACTTCGGGCTCGCCTGCCAGACCGTGGTGGCAGCGGATATGTATCTTGCCCAGATCCCCTTTTACCCCGCCAACCGCGCCAGCTACAACATTAACGAGATCGGCGGCCTGCCCGAGGCAATTCATGCCCTGTATCCCGAGCTGTTTCGCTGTGTTGCCTGCAACCAGTGCACCAAGGCCTGCCCCATGGACGTTGATGTCCTCGGTTATATCTCCGCCCTCAAGCAAGGCAATATCGAAAAGGCGGCGCGGCTGTCCTTTGACTGCATCCAGTGTGGATTGTGCGCCAGCCGCTGCATGGGAGAAATTCCCCAATACCAGATAGCCCAACTGGCCCGGCGGGTCTATGGCAAATATATCCTGCCCCAGGCGGAACATCTGAAAGCGAGGGTTGAAGCCATTGAAAGCGGCAAATATGAAACCATGCTCAGTGAATTGGCGGCGGCAAGCAAAGAGGAACTGCAAAAGCAATATGTGGAGCGGGAGAGGGAACCCGATTTCGCCGAGAGAGGTTCCTGGCAGCCGAAAGAAACTCGCTACCTATAA
- a CDS encoding FAD-binding protein, translating to MAYTPELQELIKKVEATRPARVAMAKRNENYPALSMQEREEVLSKFHPDYQESGKRKVAVGPNKGDIYQEGVAALLESKSMVRPDKVDLTKIDFDTDVLVLGGGGAGTSAAIMAADGGCKVIIATKLRHGDSNTIMAEGGIQAATHECDSPYYHFMDTIGGGHFANQRDLVAALANDAPLSIAWLESLGMIFNKYEDGRTVVRHCGGSSRKRLQSSGDMTGAEIMRVVRDEVRNRGEQITTLEFSPAVELLLDKDGKCGGAILFNMETKEFSIVRAKAVIISTGGFGRLHIKGFATTNHYGATMDGVVMAYRAGVGNKDLHSTQYHPTGVAYPEQNVGLLITEKVRGLGAHVLNIDGEQFCFPLEPRDVESAELICEAMEKGKGIITPTGRVGLWLDSPMIEELHGPGTVKKELPAKFIQFERHGIDISKEPMLVYPTLHYQNGGININGNTETVVPGLYAAGEAIGGVHGENRLMGNSLQDIITFGRRAGKNAAAYVKAGVELKALTLDHVVKFEKELADAGIDNPAVAPILLPDYSTDEVAERRWPEAKTVVETIR from the coding sequence ATGGCATACACACCAGAATTACAAGAACTGATTAAAAAAGTCGAGGCGACCCGTCCGGCGCGGGTGGCCATGGCCAAACGCAATGAAAACTATCCGGCCCTCTCCATGCAGGAGCGGGAGGAGGTCCTGTCGAAATTCCATCCTGATTATCAAGAAAGCGGCAAGCGTAAGGTGGCGGTTGGTCCGAATAAAGGTGACATTTATCAGGAAGGCGTCGCCGCCCTGCTCGAGTCGAAATCGATGGTCCGGCCCGACAAGGTTGACCTGACCAAGATCGATTTTGATACCGACGTCCTCGTTCTCGGCGGCGGTGGAGCAGGCACCTCGGCGGCGATCATGGCGGCCGATGGCGGCTGCAAGGTCATCATTGCCACCAAGCTGCGTCACGGTGATTCCAACACCATCATGGCCGAAGGCGGCATCCAGGCGGCAACCCACGAATGCGACTCGCCGTATTACCACTTCATGGATACCATCGGCGGCGGCCATTTTGCCAATCAGCGTGACCTGGTAGCGGCCCTGGCTAACGATGCGCCGCTGTCCATCGCCTGGCTGGAGAGCCTGGGGATGATCTTCAATAAGTACGAAGACGGCCGTACGGTTGTTCGCCACTGCGGCGGCTCGTCGCGCAAGAGACTGCAGTCGTCGGGCGATATGACTGGCGCCGAGATCATGCGGGTGGTACGCGACGAGGTCCGTAACCGGGGCGAGCAAATCACCACCCTCGAATTCAGTCCGGCGGTTGAACTGCTCCTTGACAAGGACGGCAAATGCGGCGGTGCCATCCTCTTCAACATGGAGACCAAAGAGTTCTCCATAGTCCGGGCGAAGGCGGTCATCATCTCCACCGGCGGCTTCGGTCGTCTGCATATCAAAGGTTTCGCCACTACCAACCATTATGGTGCCACCATGGACGGCGTGGTTATGGCCTATCGCGCCGGCGTCGGCAACAAGGATCTGCATTCCACCCAGTATCATCCGACCGGGGTTGCCTATCCGGAGCAGAACGTCGGCCTGCTCATTACCGAAAAAGTCCGCGGCCTTGGCGCCCACGTCCTCAATATCGACGGCGAGCAGTTCTGCTTCCCACTCGAACCCCGCGATGTTGAATCGGCGGAGCTGATCTGCGAGGCAATGGAGAAAGGCAAGGGGATCATCACCCCGACCGGACGGGTTGGCCTTTGGCTTGATTCGCCGATGATCGAGGAATTGCACGGTCCGGGCACTGTGAAGAAAGAACTGCCGGCCAAGTTCATCCAGTTTGAGCGGCATGGTATCGATATCAGCAAGGAGCCGATGCTCGTGTATCCAACCCTGCATTACCAGAACGGTGGTATCAATATCAACGGCAATACCGAGACCGTCGTGCCGGGACTGTATGCGGCCGGCGAGGCGATCGGTGGGGTGCATGGCGAGAACCGGTTGATGGGCAACAGCCTGCAGGATATCATTACCTTTGGCCGCCGTGCCGGCAAGAATGCCGCAGCCTACGTCAAGGCGGGCGTCGAGCTCAAGGCCTTAACCCTTGATCATGTGGTCAAGTTTGAGAAAGAGCTTGCCGATGCCGGAATTGACAATCCGGCGGTGGCGCCGATCCTTCTCCCCGATTACTCAACCGATGAGGTTGCTGAACGTCGTTGGCCGGAGGCGAAGACGGTTGTGGAGACCATCCGCTAA